Within Flagellimonas maritima, the genomic segment TTTTTTGCTACTACCGTAGATATTCTTAAGTCGTCGTTAAGTGACGATACTGCCGAGGATAGTTACAGTTTCTTATCATCACTCGGTGCTGAATCTAGCTTTCCAAAAAGGGAAAGTATCGTTCATCACTCCATCAACGGTTCTTTTGCGTACCGAAAGGGAGACTATAAAGCCATTTTTTGCCCAGGTTCAGGCGGGTGGAGTTTTCCCAGACCTAATGATAAAGCTATTGACAGCTTACCTAAATTTCAATTATATAATTTAAATAATGATATCGGTGAAGAACACAATTTATTGAACGAACAACCTGAACTATTTGAACAATATCGAAAAGAACTTTCAGCAATAGTATCCAATGGAAGAAGTACGGAAGGAGAAATTCAGAAAAATGATGGCCCTGAAACATGGCCTCAATTAAGCTGGATGATAGACCAAAAATAAAGATGCCAAAATCTAGAAAATCAACTTAAAATTATACAAACTAGAACCTTCAATCTAAAGAAACGCAAAAAACCACTTATATTTTGGCAACATAAAATCAGGAATTCTTAAGCTCTCTTAAATTCTAACTTTCGAGGTACTTGTAATCTAAATTATAATATTATCTTCATTTAAAATCGAAAACAATAACAAGCGAAATTTGAAGCAGTTTAAAAATTCACTAAATGAAATTTTTATTACGTTTATTATTAATTTTTATTATCGTTGGATGTGGTGATAGAATAAAAAAAAGTACAAGTCCTAATAAGAAGACAAATCGCTCCTTTATGGATTTATTGTTGCCCGCTCCAAAAGACGGTGGGTTTCAAATGGATGGGTATTGGGTTTGGGGAATGTCCGTAATTAAGGGTAATGATGGTAAATACCACGGATATGCATCAGCCTGGAAAAACAATGTTCCCTTTGCATCTAATTGGGTAACCAATTCTCAAATCGTCCATGCGACATCAGAAAATCCAGAAGGACCATATGAATTTAGTGAGGTAGTCTTTGAGAGAAGAGGTCCTCAATTCTGGGACGGTATGATGACCCACAATCCAACTATCCAAAAAGTTGGAGATACGTATCTATTGTATTACATCGGCGCTACCTATGACTTTCCTTATCCGGAAGAAGAGATTCCAAATGAACTTAAACGGGAAGTAAGAGGTTATCAAAGAATTGGTTTGGCTACCTCTAAGTCCCCATTTGGACCATGGAAAAGAAAAGATAAACCGATTTTGGACGTAAGACCGAATAAATGGGATTCTTACCTTACGGTTAACCCTTCGGTATGCATAAAACCTAACGGGAAGGTTTTGCTTGTATATAAGTCCGCTTCGCACAAATCGGGGTTGTTGAAACTAGGACTCGCTACTGCTGATAAGTACGATGGTGAGTATTATAGATTGAGTGATGAACCAATCTTTGATTTTAATAATGAAGTTGATGATATGGATGCTAATGATACCAAGCATGTCGAAGACCCTTATATGTGGTACAATGGCAATTCGTTTGAGTTGATTATGAAAGATATGACAGGTAGTATTGCCGGTGAAAAGGGAGGTGGCATCCATGCCACCTCCCAAGATGGAATAGATTGGAAAATATCAACCCCCCCTAAAGCCTATAGTAAAGAAGTCCTTTGGAACGATGGTGTTAAAACCATGCAAGCTCGTTTTGAACGTCCTCAGCTACTCATTGAAAATGGTCGGCCTACACATATGTTTATTGCGACTGGCACTAAATCCAACGGAATTGGGAGGCAATTCGATAAAACTTGGAATATGTGCATTCCATTAAAAACAAACGATTACAATTGATAATTCGACATGTTAAGCCCAAGATAGAAATTTAGAATGAAATTGGTTATTATAGTACGCCTTGAGTAAGTCATAGAAATTCTGGGATTTTCAATTATGGAAAAAGTTTGAATTACTTTCTGCGGACCATTTGGAACAGAACCATTCTGTCGTCCCCATCTACAATTAGGTCTATTCTGACCAGTTTATGCTGACAATGCTCAATTTTCAACTTTGAACGAGTTCTATATCATAAAGACGTTTGTATGCAGACATTCCCGTTCTTTCCTATATAAGATAAGACTTTTATGTGTGTTCAGTGAATTTTACCCTTACTTCTTGTAAAGATTTCTATCACTTCAACTTCCAAACTTCCCAATTCAAGACTTAAGGTCAAAATTACAAAAAGTATTACGGGTTATATATGGCAATCTAATGCAAAGTCAGCTTTGCGCTTACAGGTTTGGAAGCACCGAGCTCTATTGCTCTCTCTGTTGGCAAGCTACCTGACATAATCATGGTAAAATCTCCCTTTTCCAAGATTGGATTACCCGTATTATCAATCAGTTCTAGCATGTTTGGGGTAATATTGAACACTACGGTTTTGCTCTCGCCAGGTTTTAAAATGATAGACTTGACTCCTTTCAAGGAAAAAAATGGTGTTGCAACGCTGGCTTTATTATCGGTAATATACAGTTGGACCGTCTCGATTGATTCATGTTTACCAACATTTGTTACATTACAGGCGATTTCGACGGTTTCTCCCTGACTAATTTTCGATGCTGATTGCGTCAGTTCACTGTATGAGAATGAACTATAGCTTAACCCAAATCCAAATGGGTACATAGGTTCTTGGTCCATGTACCGGTACGTTCTACCTTTCATGGTGTAATCTTCGTACGGGGGCAGTTGTTCAAGCGATTTTGGAAAAGTAATGGGCAGTCTACCGGATGGAGAAACCTTCCCAAATAATATATCGGCAACTGCATTGCCACCCTCCTCCCCTGGATACCAAGCCAATAAAACCGCATCGGCTATTTCGTGAACTTCAAAAAGGTTCATTGGCGACCCACCTGTAATTACGGCAATAACCGGTTTGTCTTGCTCCTTGATCTTTCTAAGATATTCCAACTGATTTTCCGGGATATTATAATCCAACCGGTCTCCATAATATGGCGATGAGATGGATTCCCCTTCTTCCCCTTCAAGATGTCTGGTTAAACCCATACCTACAATGGTTACGTCAGATTCGGCGGCTACTCCTGTAGACCAATCCACGGGATTGACATTCTTTCTGTCCAGTGTCGTTCCTGGACTGTACTGAACCTGACTACCAGGCGCGACTGCTGAGGTGATTCCTTCCAAAAATGTAACAATGTTTGAATTTACTCCAAAATAATTGCCCAAAAGAGCGTCGATAGAGGCTGAATTAGGACCTACAACGTAATACCTGTCCAAATCATTTTCTAGGGGAAGTATGCCATTATTTTTAAGCAGGACCATAGATTTGGTTGCAACTTCACGGGCAAGTGCTCTATGCGCTTCACTATCCACTACCTCATACGAAATTGAGTTGTACGGATTAAGGTCTTGCGGATCGAACATCCCAAGTTTAAATCTAGTTTCAAGCAGGGGTTTAAGCCTTTGGTCGATAAGTGATTCATCCACCAAGCCTTGCTGTACCGCTTCCACGAGGGCAGTATAGGTATCTCCGCAGTTGAGATTTACACCATGTTCTAATGCCAATACAGCGGCTTCGGTTTTATTGGAAACCGTACCATGACCGTTATCCGAGTAGAAATCCACCAAGGCCCAACAATCGCTGACAACATGTCCCCTAAAGCCCCATTTATCAAACAGCACATCGTTAAGCAAGGAGCTGCTTGCGCAACATGGCTCTCCGTTGGTTCTGTTATAGGCACACATAACAGATTCCACACCTGCATTTACAAGCGCTTCAAATGCCGGTAGATAAGTTTCACCTAAATCCTTTTGGCTTACTATTGCGTTAAACTCATGTCTGGATTTTTCAGGACCGCTGTGCACCGCAAAATGTTTTGCGCATGCGGCAGTCTTGAGGTACTTAGGATGATTTCCCTGTAAACCCTTTACAAAGGCAACGCCCAATAAACTCGTTAGATACGGGTCTTCCCCGTAGGTTTCCTGTCCACGCCCCCATCGTGGGTCTCTAAATATATTGACATTGGGAGTCCAAAAAGTCAATCCGGCATATCTTTTATAATTTTCAGCAGCTTGAGCCACATTGTACATAGCGCGTGCTTCATCCGAAATAGCCGAAGAAACCATATAAATCAAATCATGGTCAAAAGTAGCCGCCAAGCCGATAGCTTGCGGAAAAATGGTAGCTTTCCCCGAGCGTCCAACGCCGTGCAAGGCTTCGTTCCAATAATCGTATGGAGGAATATTAAGACGAGGAATCCCAGAGGTGTTCATTAGCATTTGATCGACCTTCTCCTCAAGGGTGAGCCTATTTATCAGATCATCTACCCTTTCTTCTATATCCACAGTAGAATCAAGATATTTAAATTGGGCATTTAAAGTTGTGAATCCAATGGTAACGATACTAAAAATCAACAATTGCTTTTTCATAGTTTGGTTTATAGTTAAATTAAGATACGGCCGCTATAAAATTGAAATAACTGTGGCGCCTTTAAGTCTCATAACATGTTGTTTACAAAAAGTTTTACAATCAAAGTCTTAATAATTTCAGTAATTGGAAGTGATATCAACTTTATGGAATCTTCTGGCGTTAAGGGCATTTTTGGATAATAACATATCTACTATGATTAAAAAAAACTTGCATTCTCGCCTATCCGCTAAAGTAAATAAGCACAAAGATGACAATCACTACTAAAAAGACCGAAAAAATAATATCATAGATTGAAAAACTATCCTTTTTCAGCCTTCTTTCATCCATCCCGAGTGTGCCGAATGCCAATCCTTTAATGGCACCATAATCCGGAGCTGCCGTGGCCAGAGTTACAGATATACAGACTACCAAGGAGAAAATGAACATGAAAATGGCCATATTTGCAAAATTGATGGTGGCAAACGATAACAATAGTCCTGACAGACTATCCTGATATATTTCAGACAGAATTCGCAAAGCGGCCATGATAAGCCCCGAAAACAAAGTGGTTATTGCTGCTTGGGAGTTTACCCTCTTCCATATAATGCCCAACAGGAATACCGCGGTTATGGGAGGTGCTATGTAAGACTGTACACTTTGGAGATATTGGTACAGCACCCCTCCACCTATTTTTTCCATGATGGGTATCCAAATGATACCAAGTACCACCACTATCGATGTTGCCATCTTACCTATCCAAAGGAGTTTTTTTTCTTCGGTGAGCGGCCTCAACTTTTTATAAATGTCTATAGTGAAAATTGTGGAGCAAGAATTAAAGACCGAGGCCAGGGAACTCATCAGGGCTGCCATTAAACCGCCCGCAACCAATCCTTTAAGGCCGACGGGCAAGAGCGTTTTTACCAAAACAGGGAAGACCTCATCACTTTTTTCGTAGGTCAGCACACCTTGCTTTGCAAGAGCAAAGGCAATGATTCCGGGTATCAGAAAAATAAAGATTGGCAGCAACTTTAGATAAGCACCAAAAATAGCTCCCCTTCTACCTATTTTTATGTTGTTGGCAGCCAATGTGCGTTGAACGATATACTGATCTGTACACCAGTACCATATTCCAACGATGGTGCCACCGAATAACATTCCGGTCCAAGGAAAATCGGGGTCAGAGATGGGCCGCCACATATTAAAGTGGGCACTCCCCGCCACTGACCGTAGCTCTTGCCACCCTCCGACCTTTTCCAATCCCAGATATGTAATGATTAACGAACCCGCTATGAGTATTACCGTCTGCAAGGTCTCGGTATAGATAACTGCTTTCATTCCCCCGATTACGGTATACGCCCCGGTGAAGATTACAATGCCTATGGCCCCGTACCAAAAAGGGATTCCCAGTAGCTCGGAAACTACTATTCCCCCTGCATAGATGGTGACCGACACCTTTGTAATTACGTATCCAACCAGCGAAAAGACCGAAAGAAACCATCTGGACCTACCATCGAAGCGTTTCTCCAAGAATTCGGGCATGGTAAAAGCGTTACTCCTAAAATAAAATGGGAGGAAAAGCCAGCCCAGTAATAAGACTATCCACGCATGCAACTCGTAGTGGGCCATGGGCATACCGGATTCTGCACCGGTGCCCGCCAATCCGACCACATGTTCCGAGCCGATGTTCGACGCAAAAATCGACGCTCCTATGACGAACCACCCCACATTTCTACCTGCAAGAAAATAATCGGCCGTATCCTTATTTTTTTGAAGCACCACCCAGACCGCGACCGCAACCAAGGCAAGAAGGTAAATGGCAAGTACCCACCAGTCCGCTTTTTCTAAGATAGATTCCATATTGGACTGTTTAGATATATTGGTTCAAAAGGTTTTCAAACATTTCCTGTTTACCACTTATTTGATCGGGATTATCATGCGATACGGCATAATCCGATAAATCTGTAAGGGACAATCTGCCCGATACAAAATCTGCCCCGATGCCGGATTGAAAAGACGCATACCGCTCATTCAGCAAACGTTCATAGGGAGATTTCCTAATGATGGCATCGGCAACCAACAAAGCTCTTGCAAACGTGTCCGCACCCCCGATATGGGCCAAGAAAATATCCTCCAAATCTGTGGAGTTGCGTCTGGTCTTGGCATCGAAATTGATGCCTCCACCCTGCAACCCGCCCGACCTTAATAGTACCAACATAGCTTCTGCGGTCTCGGTCACGTTGTTGGGGAACTGATCGGTATCCCAGCCGTTCTGGTAATCGCCCCTGTTGGCATCTATACTTCCCAACATACCTGCATTGGCGGCAACCTGTAATTCATGTTGAAAGGTATGTTGCGCCAAAGTAGCGTGGTTGACCTCTATATTGAGTTTAAAATCGTTTTCAAGCCCGTACTCCCTAATGGATTTAATGGAAGTGGCGGCATCAAAATCATATTGGTGCTTGGTCGGTTCCATAGGTTTTGGCTCAATAAAAAATGTCCCCTCAAAGCCTTGACTTCTCGCATAGTCTTTCGCCATATTCAAAAACCGGCCGATATTATCCTGTTCCAATTTCATATCGGTGTTCAAAAGGGACATATACCCCTCGCGACCTCCCCAGAACACATAGTTTTCACCACCAAGAGCGATTGTTGCGTCCAATGCTATCTTTACCTGGGCTCCCGCAATTGCCAGTACGTTGAAATCTGGGTTTGAAGCTGCGCCGTTCATATATTTAGGGTTGGAAAAGCAATTTGCCGTTCCCCAAAGCAGTTTCACCCCAGAAGCTTTTTGTTTTTCCTGAAGATATTCTACGGTTTTGAGAACTCGTTTTTCAGATTCTACAAGTGTTGTCGCCTCATCCACTAGGTCAAAGTCATGGAAGCAATAGTATCCAAAGCCCATTTTTGTTACAAATTCAAAAGCGGCATCGGCTTTGTCCCTGGCTGCCTCAATGGGATCCTTAGCGGTAATCCATGGAAATTTTTTGGTGCCAGGACCAAAAGGGTCGCCACCGGTTCCACAGAGCGTATGCCAATAGGCCATGGCAAATTTAAAATGGTCTCGCATGGTTTTGCCCGCTATCATTTGCTCGGGATTGTAATACTTGAACGCTAACGGGTTATCGGATTCATGCCCTTCATATTTGATTTCTCCGATTCCCTTAAAAAATTCCTTATCGCCTAAAAGTGCCATTGTTATTGGTTTAATATGATTCCTAGTTCGGTTTTCCAGTTTTTGTAAGCTGTTTCATAAGCGGTTCTTGTTCGGGACGGTTCAAACGTTTTTACGTAATCATTTTGAATATAGGAACTGAACATTTTATTTCCGTGTTCGAATATGGCACATGCCCGTGCTGCACCTATTGCACCAGTGGTATTGTACATTTCAATTTTTAGGCCTGATAATGTTGCGATGATGTCTGAAAATATCCCTGATCGAAATAAATTATCATTGCCCACTCTAATAGCATTTGCTATTATCCCATCATTTTTTAGCAACTCCATGCCATAAACGTAGGAAAACGCTATTCCCTCCAATGCTGCCCGAAAGATATGCGCCCTAGTATGGCGGTTGAAATCGAGATTTAACAGTCTGGCACCTGTCTTCTTGTTCTCTAGCATACGTTCTGATCCATTTCCAAATGGAATGATTATAATGCCGTCCGAACCGATAGGAACCGTAGAGGCCAAGTCGTTCATTTCCCCATACGATGCTATACCGAAGTTTATTTTCAGCCATTTATAAAGTATCCCGGCTCCATTGATACAGAGCAACTTTCCAATATATTTTCTACCCTCTTTACCGTAATTTACATGGGCAAAATTATTGACCCTTGAAGTTTCCCTTATAGATTGTTTGTCGCCAATGGCATAAACTACACCCGAAGTGCCGCCCGTGGCGGCAATTTCGCCTGGCTCGAAGACATTTAGCGATAGGGCATTGTTCGGTTGGTCGCCGGCGCGGTACATAATCGGGGTACCTATTTTTAAACCTGTACCTTTGGCTCCTTCTGCTGAAACAAAGACTTGTTCGCCAAAGGTTTCTGCAATATCCGGTATTAACGAAGCATCTATTTTAAGATGCGACAACACCGAGTTGGAAATGCCTTCCGTTTCAAAATCCCAAAAAACCCCTTCTGAAAGTCCAGAAATTGTTGTGTTAATGGTATTTGATAGTCGATAGGCAATATAATCCCCCGGCAACATGAATTTATGAATCCTTTTGTATACATCCGGTTCGTTCTGCTGTACCCATGCTAATTTGGATGCCGTAAAATTACCTGGGGAATTAAGCAACCGCGAGTCACATAACCTCTCACCAATAGCTTGATAGGCACGCTCACCTATTTTGACCGCCCTACTGTCGCACCAGATAATGGATGGCCTTAAAGGCTTTCCCTTTTTATCAACGATGACCAGACCGTGCATTTGATATGCAATACCTATCCCGACTATATCATTTTCTGAAACCGAAAATCCATTTTTTATCTTTCGTATGCCCTTACAGACGTGTTTCCACCAATCAATAGGCGATTGTTCCGCCCACCCCTTTTTTTCAGCATATATGGACATTTCATTTTCGGGTTCTTGGACTATGGCAATACTTGCACCTGTAGTCTTTTCGACCAAGGCTATTTTTACGGAAGAACTTCCCAAATCGATTCCTAAATAATACATTTGGTGAAAATATGGAATTTATCGACATATTGTCAATTTGACTATAAGAATTTAATTGAATTTGCCTTATGGAGAATCTAATGCCCAACTTATCCATTGATTGCGTGATTTTCGGATTCGATACGGAATTGAAGGTTTTGCTCACCAAGCACGCCGAAGGGATAAATAAGGGAAAATGGGCATTGCCCGGAGGTTGGGTCGGTACCGATGAATCTATTGACAATGCCGCCACCAGGATTCTATTTCTTCTCACGGGTCTGAAGAATATTTATCTGGAGCAACTTAAGGCTTTTGGAGATGTTGATAGATATCCAGGCCAAAGGGTCGTCACGGTGTCCTATTATTCTTTGATACGTTCGGATGAAATCGGTTTGGTTCCCGGTTTTACCGCTTCCGAAGTAAAATGGTCGTCACTGGATAGCGTCGGAAAGTTATTGTATGACCACAATCAAATTCTCGCATGTGGTCTTTTAAAGCTTCAAAACGGGGTTAAACAAGAACCTATAGGCTTTAATCTATTGCCCAAACAATTTACCTTGCTACAGCTACAAAAGATTTATGAATCGATATTGCAAATGCAACTGGACAAGCCGAATTTCAGAAGAAAGATCCTTAAGACAGGTATCCTAAAAAAAAGTAGTGGCAAACAGACCAATGTCGCCCATAGATCAGCCAATCTCTTTGAATTTGACCAAAGAGAATATGCTCGATTTAAAAAACAAAAATTTATTCTGGACTTTTAGTTATTGGTATTTTCGAAGTAATAATGAAACACGGCATTCCAAATTAGAAAAAGCACTCTTGCGTTAAGGCGACAACCGTGAACTTTCAGGAGAAACTGCTTTCAGAATTGGTGGCGTTACACTTGTTGCAACTATCCCAATGAACGACGTGCTACCACCAACCGTTGAATTTTCTGGAACAAGAATGAAAAAGCTTACCGTTCGGTATCATTCGCCTTAATGATTCCTATTGTCGTATGCATTTATAAATCTCTCATCCAACTCTGTTGAGTCTTGGTATTTTTTCCTCAGTGTTATTAATTGAGCCTTCAAGTCCTTAACCACTTCTGCGTAGTCTGGGTGATGGAATACATTGTTCAATTCATCGGGGTCATTTATTCTGTCGTATAGTTCCCATTCGTCAATGTCGTAGTAAAAATGGATTAACTTATATTCTTTGGTGACGATACCATAATGGCGCTTTACCATGTGTATACTGGGATATTCATAGTAATGGTAATAAACGGACTTTCGCTTCCATGAGTCTCTGTTACCCTTCAATAATGGGACGAGGCTTTCCCCTTGCATATCGCTTGGAGCCTTTATACCTGCTGCATCCAAAAATGTCTGTGCGAAATCAAGATTCTGGACCATCTCATCTTCCGTAGTGCCCGGAGTTATCACATTGGGCCAACGGATTAACAAAGGTGTCTTAAAAGATTCGTTATAGATAAAGCGTTTGTCGAACCAACCGTGCTCGCCTAGATAAAACCCCTGATCCGATGTATAGATTACTATGGTATTTTCGGCTAGTCCACTTTCATCAAGATAATCCAATACTCTACCTACGTTATCGTCAACAGAAGAGATGGTACCAAGGTAGTCCTGCATGTATCTCTGGTATTTCCATATTAATTTTTCTTTTTTGGAAAAACTGCTCCAATTATCCTTAAAGTCGTTGTTGATCGAATCCAAAACAGGTGTATATTCTGCACGCTGAATAGAATCTGTACGACCAAAAGGTCCCCAAAAACCGTTTTTCTTTCTAGGTACCATAGGTTCCAAATTTTCCATTTCTGCAAGGGTTTCTGGATACAGCTTACTATCGGTTTCGTATCGCATATCGTACAAAATGCTCATTTCTGCGGTTTTGGCTGCGGTACCCCGATTTTTATGGTCATCGAAAAGAGTTTTGGGTAATGGGAACGTCTTCTTGGAAAATTCCTTAAACTTGTCTGCACGGGGCCACCAAGGGCGGTGCGGTGCCTTGTGCATGTACATCATTAGAAATGGTTTGTTTGGATTTCGTTCTTCTTTTAACCATCTCAAGGATACGTCAGTAATGATATCGGTTACGTAGCCCTTTTTAGTGATTCTACCTTCTGTCTTGCTAATAAAATCGGGGTTGATATATCGACCTTGACCCGGAAGTATCATAAATTCATCCACTCCTTTTGGATTATTGCCGAAATGTAATTTTCCGAACATCGCCGTCTCATACCCCGCTTTTTGAAATAGCTGCGGGAAGGTGACCTGGGTAGTATCAAAAGGGGTGTGGTTATCTATTTTTCCATTGATATGGCTATGCTTCCCTGTAAGGATTACCGCCCTGGATGGCGCACAAATGGAATTGGTAACACTGGCGTTGGTAAACAGAATGCCCTCTGATGCTATACGGTCTATGTTGGGGGTTTTTATCAATTTATCACTGTAGGCACTTATAGCTTGGTATGCATGATCATCTGACATAATAAAGAGAATATTAGGTCTTTGATCTTTCTTTTTCTGCGCGTTTTTTTGGGCGCATGCGATAAGGCCGGAAAACAGAAATAATAGCATCACTTTCAATAGGAAAGACGAACACATTTTTTTGAATTTAATGGACATCATTTTAATCTGTTGGTTTATACCTCAACGGGGCTATGGTTGGCAACTTCACTTTGGGTTGAGAGCAAAAAGGCTCACGAACTGCGGGATTGATTGTTTAATTCATTTCATGAACCCGATGATTAATTTTTACTTCGGGAATGTTGAACTGTCTTTACCGTACTTGGTTGAAAACCGATCCTATGTGCTACGACTTCTATAACATCACCGTTTTTTATCTGAAATTCCCCCGAATATATTTTCCAGCTATCTGTTGAGCCGACCGTTGGGCTGGCATTTAAGCGATAGCCGATTGTGGCACCATTGGTTTCGCAACTGATGCTGACAATATTGTTGTTATCGATGTCTATTATGGGCTGCTCGGTTTGCGGTTGGATGCCATTCGGCCAGAATTTTTCAATCAATTCCTTTTCATTAATAAATCCAAGGTCATCAATGCTTTTAACGAATACCGCGTTCTCTTCCCTTAATTCCAAAAGCATTTCCCTGTATTCGGGGTTACCCGCAAGGTTTACCACTTCATGGGGGTCTTTTTCGGTATCATATAGTACTTCTGACGGCTTTGTAGGCTTGAACCAGATTTTCTGGATTTCGGTCAAGCTATCCTTTTCGCGCAATCGGTGCAATTCTTTCATCATCGCCATATTTTCCCTGTAGCCTATCGGAAAGAAAATCGGGATTTCCGGTCGATAGTATTTAATGTATTTGAAACGTTTGTCACGTACTGCCCTGGCCTGATCGTAAAATTTATCGAACCGGTCGGTTGCTGCATAGATGTATTTCGGCTCCTGCTCTCTTTTGAAATCACCCAAAAATGCCTTTCCTTGCATATATTCCGGTGGTTTTATTCCTACGAGGGATAAAATGGTAGGTGCAAAATCAACGAAGCTGATCATTCGATTATCTTCTGTTCCGACTAGCTGCTTATCGGGATGGCGTATAATCATGGGAACCTTAATTCCAGAGTCGTGCAGGGAACGCTTTTGACGTGGAAATGGCCCACCATGATCGGTATACCACATAATAATCGTATTGTCCAATAGACCGTCGGCTTCCAATTTATCAAGAATGTCGCCCACTTGTTTATCCATTTCCACAATATTGGAATACATTCTACGTATATCCCGTCTGGAAATTTTTGTATCTGGTAAATAGGCAGGTACGGGCACTTCGAGGTCTTTATCGACTAGTAGGTTATCCTCTGCCCTTTCCCATATCTGTGACTCATGAGTTGCAAATAAGTTAAAAACTGAAAAGAAAGGCTGGTCTGATTTTCTGCCACGCCAGTCCGCATCATCATCACAAGCATCCCATGCAGTTGCTGTTTTTAAAAATTGATAGTCTTCTTTTGAATTATTCGAGGTATAGTAGCCTGACTTTCTTAAAATTTCAGTAAACATTTTAACCTTTGGGGGCGGCACCGCTTCGTAGGCAATAACACCCTTAGGTGTAAAC encodes:
- a CDS encoding NUDIX hydrolase, whose product is MENLMPNLSIDCVIFGFDTELKVLLTKHAEGINKGKWALPGGWVGTDESIDNAATRILFLLTGLKNIYLEQLKAFGDVDRYPGQRVVTVSYYSLIRSDEIGLVPGFTASEVKWSSLDSVGKLLYDHNQILACGLLKLQNGVKQEPIGFNLLPKQFTLLQLQKIYESILQMQLDKPNFRRKILKTGILKKSSGKQTNVAHRSANLFEFDQREYARFKKQKFILDF
- a CDS encoding sulfatase, which gives rise to MKFIMINRQFLYSICFFFLVSSYSCSSQRKGQIKPLNAEIDSAPNIVWIVAEDMSANIAAFGDSTISTPILDQLAKEGVKYNNVYTPSPVCSPARSALITGMYPTALGTHNMRTGPWWDGVPSPARLERYERFTPKGVIAYEAVPPPKVKMFTEILRKSGYYTSNNSKEDYQFLKTATAWDACDDDADWRGRKSDQPFFSVFNLFATHESQIWERAEDNLLVDKDLEVPVPAYLPDTKISRRDIRRMYSNIVEMDKQVGDILDKLEADGLLDNTIIMWYTDHGGPFPRQKRSLHDSGIKVPMIIRHPDKQLVGTEDNRMISFVDFAPTILSLVGIKPPEYMQGKAFLGDFKREQEPKYIYAATDRFDKFYDQARAVRDKRFKYIKYYRPEIPIFFPIGYRENMAMMKELHRLREKDSLTEIQKIWFKPTKPSEVLYDTEKDPHEVVNLAGNPEYREMLLELREENAVFVKSIDDLGFINEKELIEKFWPNGIQPQTEQPIIDIDNNNIVSISCETNGATIGYRLNASPTVGSTDSWKIYSGEFQIKNGDVIEVVAHRIGFQPSTVKTVQHSRSKN